The sequence CTGATGGCCATCTCCGCAAATGGACAAAGACATACGGTATGATGGAAATCCTGTGTTTCTATTTTGCCAGTGCTCTATGTCGATTTAATTACATTTCGTGAATAATATTAAAGTCTAATTACTTATGTTGTCTTGTTGGTGGAATTATAGAAATTCAGTATTCGGACCGAACTGTCAACTTTTACACGGACAATACTGACGACCACGGTCTGCGTTATTTTGGCCGTCGATCCCTTGCCCGTCTGTCGTAGGCGTCGCCAGTTATGGATGGAACAAGAGcctgaatttttttggatACCGGAAGAGCAATTCTTCATCCAGCCAACCCACATTTTCCAGTATATAAGATCTAATCATTCCTATACTGAATTGTATAGAAATTCGTTTCCGTATCATTTTAACACCGTTCATATTTTAAGGGTGGAGCCGACGGAACTTCCGTCGCCATGGTTCAGGGACGACAACGATCAGCAAGATTTCCCGTTTGATGCCAATGTCCCCTTCAATATGGCCCATCACGACATTCAGCCTTCGTTGCTGACTTCTATGAGCGAACACCAAAGGAAAATTCCGTTCAAATCGTCCAACAACCGAATCAAAAATCCTTTCAACCCAAACGGCAAATTTGGACACAAGAAAAGTCGAGTCACAGTCACCTTTACCAAACCGACGACCGAGATTGAAATGACGACCAAAACCCACAGTCTAGGCGTTTCCGGTTGCACGATATCACCGTTTCCTTACGACGTTTGCGTCTGAGGAAATAATTTCTACATCTCTCTCCTTAATTGGCCAGCAAGTCCCGTAAATTGCATGTCCGGAAATCCTCCATATAAAACTATAGTAACTACATTTATATTTTGCGAATTTCACCGTTaaagttttaattattttttctaaatttattattatcgttATGTAATTGCtgttatttgaaataatatttttttttaaatgaggaATAAAATTTGATCTTATTCACTCCTCCCTCCCGAAAATCGTGCATGGTAACACTGCTGACCAAATAACAGCCAAATAacgctaaaaaaaaat is a genomic window of Daphnia pulicaria isolate SC F1-1A chromosome 2, SC_F0-13Bv2, whole genome shotgun sequence containing:
- the LOC124326545 gene encoding uncharacterized protein LOC124326545, translating into MKYGITIVCCLLFLMAISANGQRHTKFSIRTELSTFTRTILTTTVCVILAVDPLPVCRRRRQLWMEQEPEFFWIPEEQFFIQPTHIFQVEPTELPSPWFRDDNDQQDFPFDANVPFNMAHHDIQPSLLTSMSEHQRKIPFKSSNNRIKNPFNPNGKFGHKKSRVTVTFTKPTTEIEMTTKTHSLGVSGCTISPFPYDVCV